The Planococcus liqunii genome includes a region encoding these proteins:
- a CDS encoding YigZ family protein: MRENYKTIGELTECEIIIQKSRFIGYAKRAETEKEALEFIESIKAKHRSANHNCSAYLIGEHDSIQKANDDGEPSGTAGFPMLEVLKKQGLKDAVVVVTRYFGGIKLGGGGLIRAYGKATTEAIAASGVVERRLHYLMKVAIDYNWLGKMENEVRNSDYPLKDIQYTDGVALLIYVPRDKRDDFTGWINEMTNGQATIESLKSEFLEFKIH; this comes from the coding sequence ATGCGAGAAAATTACAAAACTATCGGCGAATTAACAGAATGTGAAATTATTATACAAAAATCACGTTTTATTGGCTATGCTAAGCGGGCTGAAACTGAAAAAGAGGCTTTGGAATTTATCGAATCGATTAAAGCAAAACACCGCTCCGCCAATCATAATTGCTCTGCCTATTTAATAGGAGAACACGATTCGATCCAAAAAGCGAATGATGACGGTGAACCAAGCGGCACTGCCGGTTTTCCTATGTTGGAAGTATTAAAAAAACAAGGCTTAAAAGATGCAGTTGTCGTCGTTACCCGCTATTTTGGCGGCATTAAACTGGGAGGCGGCGGCTTGATCCGTGCATACGGCAAAGCAACGACAGAAGCAATTGCAGCATCGGGCGTGGTTGAACGCAGGCTTCATTATTTGATGAAGGTGGCAATTGATTACAACTGGCTCGGGAAAATGGAAAATGAAGTCCGGAATTCTGACTACCCATTAAAAGACATTCAGTATACGGACGGAGTCGCGCTACTGATCTATGTGCCAAGAGATAAAAGGGATGATTTTACCGGCTGGATCAATGAAATGACGAATGGGCAAGCTACCATTGAGAGCTTGAAAAGCGAATTTCTGGAATTTAAAATCCATTAA
- a CDS encoding LCP family protein, translated as MNRKKHRKTKSRRLAIKIAAIMIVSVLVCGSAFGIYLLKKAELAADRSFETAGDREMSDLRDEQVEPLHDNVSILFIGVDDSEKRDQDTDNIRSDALVLATLNNADKSIKLVSIPRDTYAYIPDAGHEDKITHAYALNGPSSTIESVEELLEVPVDYYVRMNFDAFIDVVDALDGIEVNVPYDFKEQDENDKKNAIVLKEGYQTLNGSEALALARTRHYDNDIERGKRQQVIIESIMDKILSTSSLTKYGDVIDAIGDNMKTNLTFKNMQSFFEYAKEGKPYIDTLTLDGQDDMSTGIYYWQLNEESLNEVQDILQSHLGLQPDTSTLSDNSETDLAERMTKDDF; from the coding sequence ATGAATCGTAAAAAACACCGGAAAACCAAGTCGAGAAGGTTGGCCATTAAAATTGCTGCTATAATGATTGTTTCGGTACTTGTTTGCGGCTCGGCTTTTGGGATCTATTTATTGAAAAAAGCAGAGTTGGCGGCCGACCGGTCGTTTGAAACAGCGGGCGACCGCGAAATGTCTGATTTGCGAGATGAACAAGTAGAGCCGTTGCACGATAATGTGTCTATTTTATTCATCGGTGTAGATGACAGTGAAAAACGGGATCAAGACACGGATAATATCAGATCGGACGCGCTGGTTCTTGCTACGTTAAACAATGCGGATAAATCGATTAAGTTGGTAAGCATTCCGCGTGATACTTATGCTTATATACCAGATGCTGGACATGAAGATAAAATTACTCATGCCTATGCGTTGAATGGACCAAGCTCTACAATCGAAAGTGTTGAAGAGTTATTGGAAGTTCCAGTTGACTACTATGTACGAATGAATTTCGATGCTTTCATTGATGTGGTAGATGCACTTGATGGCATTGAGGTGAATGTGCCTTATGATTTTAAGGAACAGGATGAAAACGACAAAAAGAATGCCATTGTTTTAAAAGAGGGTTATCAGACTTTAAACGGAAGCGAAGCACTTGCACTAGCTAGAACCCGACATTACGATAACGATATCGAGCGCGGAAAACGCCAACAAGTAATTATTGAAAGCATTATGGATAAAATTTTATCAACTTCTTCTCTAACAAAATACGGAGATGTTATCGATGCCATTGGCGATAATATGAAAACCAACTTGACTTTCAAGAATATGCAGTCATTTTTTGAATATGCCAAGGAGGGTAAGCCTTATATAGATACACTGACTTTAGATGGACAAGATGATATGTCTACAGGTATTTATTATTGGCAACTTAATGAAGAATCTTTAAATGAAGTTCAAGATATATTACAAAGTCATTTAGGGCTTCAACCAGATACCTCCACTCTTTCGGACAATAGTGAAACTGATTTAGCCGAACGAATGACAAAGGATGATTTCTAA
- a CDS encoding glycosyltransferase family 4 protein — MLYLTLVIAFIASIVLTPIVKRLAFRIGAVDRPNYRKVHARIMPRLGGLAIFGSFVISYFIFTPEESISNAVEPAFIPISIAILIGALLITITGFLDDMYEITAKAKLLGQFVAAAIVVIGGGLEISFINLPFGGELDFGYFSIPLTIIWIIGITNAINLIDGLDGLAAGVSTIALVTLAIMAFIMGDPFVLASAAILAASSMGFLFYNFHPAKIFMGDTGALFLGFMISVLALMGFKNVTVVALIIPIIMLGVPISDTFFAIVRRVREKQSISAADKSHLHHCLLNIGFSHRQTVLIIYGIAALFGLAALLFSQATLWGGILLISVMLVAIELFVEVVGLAGKNYRPLINLVKFIGK, encoded by the coding sequence ATGCTTTACCTAACATTGGTTATAGCATTTATTGCTTCAATAGTTCTGACTCCGATTGTTAAGCGGTTAGCATTCCGGATAGGAGCAGTTGACCGTCCAAATTATCGAAAAGTTCATGCGAGAATAATGCCGCGTTTAGGCGGTTTAGCTATATTTGGTTCTTTTGTAATAAGTTATTTTATCTTTACGCCTGAAGAATCCATTTCAAACGCTGTAGAACCAGCTTTCATTCCAATTTCTATTGCAATATTAATTGGAGCATTGCTTATAACAATAACTGGTTTTCTAGATGATATGTACGAAATTACAGCAAAGGCGAAATTATTAGGGCAGTTTGTCGCTGCTGCTATTGTTGTAATTGGCGGGGGATTGGAGATTTCCTTCATTAATTTACCATTTGGCGGCGAGTTGGATTTTGGGTATTTCAGTATTCCTTTAACTATTATCTGGATTATTGGGATAACAAATGCTATTAACCTTATTGACGGACTAGATGGTCTGGCTGCAGGAGTCTCAACGATCGCTTTAGTTACTTTAGCAATTATGGCTTTTATCATGGGTGATCCTTTTGTACTTGCTTCTGCTGCAATTCTAGCAGCCAGTTCTATGGGATTCTTATTTTACAATTTCCATCCGGCGAAAATTTTTATGGGTGATACAGGAGCATTATTTTTAGGATTTATGATTTCAGTACTTGCTCTCATGGGTTTCAAGAACGTAACGGTAGTAGCATTAATTATACCGATCATTATGCTAGGAGTACCAATCTCCGATACATTTTTTGCTATAGTCCGAAGAGTCCGGGAAAAACAGTCAATTTCAGCAGCAGATAAGTCACATTTGCATCACTGCTTATTGAACATTGGATTTTCCCATCGTCAGACAGTATTGATTATTTATGGGATTGCGGCATTGTTCGGATTGGCGGCTTTATTGTTTTCCCAAGCTACTTTGTGGGGCGGAATTTTACTCATTAGTGTTATGCTTGTCGCAATTGAATTGTTTGTAGAGGTAGTTGGTTTGGCTGGTAAGAACTATCGTCCACTAATTAACCTTGTTAAATTTATTGGAAAATAA
- the secA2 gene encoding accessory Sec system translocase SecA2, whose protein sequence is MVTLLKRSTKYSTRHLKKYNKIVNEINKLEEKYQAMSDEELQKMTPLFKEKLQNNTKIEKIIPDAFAVVREASKRILNMRHFDVQLIGGLVLAEGNIAEMPTGEGKTLVASLPAYLRALEGKGVHIITVNDYLANRDFEQIGKIHRFLGLTVGLNLPLMDSEDKKDAYAADITYGVGTEFGFDYLRDNMVDTKDNQVQRPYHYAIIDEVDSVLIDEAKTPLIVAGKMKASTELHEVSALLASRFVADIDYDFDEETKATSLTETGIEKVEKAFGVDNLYELEHQTLYHYVIMAVRARVMFKKDVDYIVKDGKIVLVDMFTGRTMDGRTLSDGLHQAIEAKEKVEVTEENKAQAQITIQNYFRMYPILSGMTGTAKTQEKEFMDVYRMGVLQVPTNNPRLRIDLPDRVFQTSEQKYKEVTRQVLEHHKKGQPVLIGTTSILQSEEVAKYLKGENLNFQLLNAKSVEQEVELISQAGQLNQITVATNMAGRGTDIVLGDGVSSIGGLHVIGTEKHESRRIDNQLRGRSGRQGDPGSTQFVISLEDDMFKRFAKEEIEKFAKKITTTSEGEVLNKEVQELTERTQRIVEGSHFSMREYNLKLDDVINDQRQIIYDLRSRILDGADNTKILKDMVMDGTAYLLSQLMIEGHNAKELQYSMQQLLGQKQDLVGLDIQAGKIEALAKSLTKDSLNLITAHEDNLRFQKTLPYVMKVYIDQIWVKHLESMSYLKEGIGLRSYQQEDPLRIYQREGLELFEMNFQSLRFSVASEILSFLRNLDKEEKEKTV, encoded by the coding sequence ATGGTAACGTTATTAAAGCGTTCTACTAAATACTCTACAAGACATTTAAAAAAATACAATAAAATTGTCAATGAAATAAACAAGCTTGAAGAAAAATACCAAGCTATGAGCGATGAAGAACTCCAAAAAATGACGCCTTTGTTTAAAGAGAAATTACAGAACAATACGAAAATAGAAAAAATTATACCTGATGCTTTTGCCGTTGTAAGAGAAGCATCTAAACGGATTTTAAATATGCGTCATTTTGATGTACAGTTAATCGGCGGATTAGTTTTAGCTGAAGGCAATATAGCAGAAATGCCTACTGGAGAAGGAAAAACACTTGTAGCTTCCCTTCCAGCATATCTACGCGCTTTAGAAGGTAAAGGTGTTCATATTATCACCGTTAACGATTACTTAGCTAATCGGGATTTTGAGCAAATTGGAAAAATCCATCGTTTTTTAGGATTAACAGTTGGTTTAAACCTCCCTCTAATGGATAGTGAAGATAAGAAAGATGCTTATGCTGCAGATATCACTTATGGAGTTGGTACTGAATTTGGATTTGATTACTTGAGGGACAATATGGTTGACACCAAAGATAATCAAGTTCAACGTCCTTACCACTATGCAATTATTGACGAAGTAGACAGTGTATTAATCGATGAAGCAAAAACTCCTTTGATTGTTGCCGGTAAAATGAAAGCTAGTACTGAACTTCATGAAGTAAGTGCGTTGCTTGCCTCCCGGTTTGTCGCAGACATTGACTACGATTTCGACGAAGAAACGAAAGCTACGTCTTTAACCGAAACAGGTATTGAAAAAGTGGAGAAAGCATTTGGTGTTGATAATTTATATGAATTGGAGCATCAAACCCTCTATCATTATGTCATCATGGCTGTACGTGCACGAGTTATGTTTAAAAAGGACGTTGATTATATTGTAAAAGACGGAAAAATTGTTTTAGTTGATATGTTTACTGGTCGGACAATGGACGGCAGAACTTTATCTGATGGACTCCACCAGGCAATTGAAGCTAAGGAAAAAGTTGAAGTAACGGAAGAAAATAAAGCTCAGGCACAAATTACAATTCAAAACTATTTTAGAATGTATCCGATTCTCTCTGGAATGACGGGAACTGCAAAAACACAAGAGAAAGAATTTATGGACGTATATAGAATGGGTGTCCTTCAAGTACCAACCAACAACCCTCGTCTTCGAATCGATTTGCCAGATCGAGTTTTTCAGACATCGGAACAGAAATATAAAGAAGTAACTAGGCAAGTATTGGAACATCACAAAAAAGGACAACCCGTTTTAATCGGGACAACTTCTATCCTTCAATCTGAAGAAGTTGCTAAATACTTAAAAGGTGAAAACCTTAATTTTCAGCTTTTAAACGCTAAAAGCGTGGAACAAGAAGTTGAACTCATCTCACAGGCTGGTCAATTAAATCAAATCACTGTTGCCACAAATATGGCAGGCCGAGGCACAGATATTGTGCTTGGTGATGGAGTGTCCTCGATCGGAGGCCTTCATGTAATCGGAACAGAAAAACATGAAAGCCGTAGAATTGACAATCAATTGCGTGGACGTTCAGGTCGTCAAGGTGACCCTGGTTCTACACAGTTCGTCATTTCCTTGGAAGATGATATGTTCAAACGCTTTGCGAAAGAAGAGATTGAAAAATTCGCTAAAAAAATTACAACAACTTCCGAAGGCGAAGTGTTGAATAAAGAAGTTCAGGAACTAACTGAACGGACACAGCGCATAGTAGAAGGATCTCACTTTTCAATGCGTGAATATAATTTAAAACTCGACGACGTTATAAATGATCAGCGCCAAATTATTTATGATTTACGCTCACGTATATTAGACGGTGCAGATAATACTAAAATTTTAAAGGATATGGTAATGGATGGGACAGCATATCTTCTTTCACAATTAATGATTGAAGGTCATAATGCAAAGGAACTGCAGTACTCGATGCAGCAATTATTAGGACAAAAACAGGACCTTGTCGGCCTAGATATTCAAGCTGGTAAAATAGAGGCTCTAGCAAAATCCCTAACTAAAGACTCTTTGAATTTAATTACTGCACATGAAGATAATCTACGCTTTCAAAAAACGCTGCCTTATGTAATGAAAGTATATATTGATCAAATTTGGGTGAAGCATTTAGAGTCAATGTCTTATTTAAAAGAAGGTATCGGTTTACGATCGTATCAACAAGAAGATCCGTTAAGAATATATCAGCGAGAAGGACTCGAGCTTTTTGAAATGAACTTCCAAAGCTTAAGGTTTTCAGTCGCATCTGAAATACTCAGCTTTTTACGTAATCTTGATAAGGAAGAAAAGGAGAAGACAGTATGA
- a CDS encoding accessory Sec system S-layer assembly protein, whose amino-acid sequence MNIFSFFKKTTKTGHDSTVDSFELMQEGLLNSKEADNEVTTTLSISPEWNISREQEYVLKFLSNDLPPLKADQLSLSGIDIDEEQNSGAWNVQAFLRSSLDRPVLLGKVELMVLDADETILAAQEFDLSEMGTLPAASNRPWIFKFEKKNIVNSLVPTSDWTLSFNVRSLVPHSLDLDPSWSEALPEDQIKALQELITELPDLKPRVFNITGFQADITEDGSLAASVFLRNANTRQIQLDKIPLEILDASGNQVAKGSFKLDSLLVKANSSKPWTFIFPKQMININNPDLSKWTARIPK is encoded by the coding sequence ATGAATATTTTTTCATTCTTTAAAAAAACAACAAAAACCGGACACGATTCTACTGTAGATTCTTTTGAATTAATGCAAGAAGGCTTGTTAAATAGTAAAGAAGCAGATAATGAAGTAACAACTACATTATCGATTTCACCCGAATGGAATATTAGTAGAGAACAAGAATATGTCTTGAAGTTTTTATCAAATGACCTGCCACCTTTAAAAGCAGATCAATTATCATTATCTGGTATTGATATTGATGAAGAACAAAATTCTGGAGCTTGGAATGTTCAAGCATTTCTGCGTTCTTCTTTAGATCGACCTGTTTTACTTGGAAAAGTAGAACTCATGGTATTAGACGCGGATGAAACTATTCTAGCTGCACAAGAATTTGATTTATCAGAAATGGGCACTTTACCCGCTGCATCAAACAGACCTTGGATCTTTAAATTTGAAAAGAAAAACATTGTTAACTCCCTTGTGCCGACAAGTGATTGGACTTTATCATTCAATGTCCGTTCTTTGGTTCCTCATTCTCTCGATTTAGACCCTTCTTGGAGTGAAGCGTTGCCCGAAGATCAGATAAAAGCTTTACAGGAACTCATCACAGAGTTACCCGATTTAAAACCTAGAGTATTTAATATCACCGGTTTTCAAGCAGATATTACAGAAGATGGAAGTCTAGCTGCTTCGGTATTTTTGCGCAACGCTAATACGCGGCAAATTCAATTAGATAAAATTCCTCTTGAAATCTTGGATGCAAGCGGCAATCAAGTGGCAAAAGGATCTTTCAAACTTGACAGTCTACTTGTTAAAGCAAATTCTTCCAAACCTTGGACCTTTATTTTTCCTAAACAGATGATTAATATTAATAATCCAGATTTATCTAAATGGACTGCACGTATTCCAAAATGA
- a CDS encoding CsbD family protein, which translates to MSNSEGMSDKLKGAVNKGKGEMKDQIGNATGDHKKQAEGKMDKAKGDLQDKVGDFKKDNK; encoded by the coding sequence ATGAGCAACAGCGAAGGCATGTCTGATAAATTAAAAGGTGCAGTAAACAAAGGCAAAGGCGAAATGAAAGACCAAATCGGCAATGCTACTGGAGACCATAAAAAACAGGCAGAAGGCAAAATGGATAAAGCAAAAGGCGATCTTCAAGACAAGGTCGGCGACTTTAAAAAAGACAATAAATAA
- the brnQ gene encoding branched-chain amino acid transport system II carrier protein, giving the protein MQKRTLSLSESITVGLMLFALFLGAGNIIFPPYLGQLAGDNIVPAIIGFLLTGVGLPLLGILAIAKAGGDLQTIAGRVHPVFGIIFTSIVYLAIGPFFGIPRTATVSFEIGIAPFLSSSASSSFWSLFIFTIIFFTVTVLFSINPSKLVDRIGKILTPLLILVIGLLAVKSLLTPMGEINKPVGNYETDAFFESFLQGYLTMDAIAALVFGIVIIEAIRSKGVEDKNSILKTTAFAGFIAAVGLGLVYLSLSYIGVTSVDAVGLQENGGTIIAMASRVLYGEMGGLIMAAAILFACLSTSIGLVAATAQFSHKIFPRLSYLTYVFIYAGFSTIIANAGLTQLIAVSLPVLLAIYPIAIVLVVLSFFDRIFDRKPYVYVLALSLTAIISIFDGLRSAGISFSGIDRAFQFLPLHAQGIGWVVPAIAGTLIGIAIAQLNKRNN; this is encoded by the coding sequence ATGCAAAAGAGAACGCTTTCTTTGAGTGAATCCATCACGGTAGGGTTGATGCTTTTCGCCCTTTTCCTAGGAGCCGGCAATATCATTTTCCCTCCCTATCTTGGCCAACTGGCAGGCGACAATATTGTACCAGCTATTATTGGGTTTTTGTTGACGGGGGTCGGACTTCCGCTTTTGGGCATTTTGGCGATTGCAAAAGCCGGTGGAGATTTACAAACGATTGCAGGTCGGGTCCATCCCGTATTCGGCATTATTTTTACCTCTATCGTTTATTTGGCAATTGGCCCGTTTTTTGGCATACCGCGTACAGCAACCGTGTCATTTGAAATCGGAATTGCGCCTTTCCTTTCGTCCAGTGCCAGCTCGTCATTTTGGTCGTTATTTATTTTTACTATTATATTTTTTACTGTTACCGTTTTATTTTCCATAAACCCATCCAAGCTCGTTGACCGCATCGGTAAAATATTGACGCCTCTATTAATTCTGGTAATTGGGTTATTGGCAGTGAAAAGCTTGCTCACTCCCATGGGCGAAATTAACAAACCCGTCGGAAATTATGAAACAGATGCTTTTTTTGAAAGTTTTCTGCAAGGTTACTTAACCATGGACGCAATTGCTGCACTTGTTTTCGGAATTGTCATTATCGAAGCCATTCGTTCAAAAGGAGTCGAAGACAAAAACAGCATCCTTAAAACGACTGCTTTTGCCGGCTTTATTGCTGCTGTGGGATTAGGGCTCGTGTACTTGTCTTTGAGTTACATAGGTGTCACCAGCGTCGATGCAGTCGGCCTCCAAGAAAATGGCGGAACCATCATTGCCATGGCATCACGTGTTTTGTACGGTGAAATGGGCGGCCTTATTATGGCCGCTGCCATTCTTTTTGCATGCCTAAGCACTTCCATCGGGTTGGTGGCCGCTACCGCTCAGTTTTCACATAAAATTTTCCCGAGGCTTTCTTATTTAACTTATGTGTTCATTTACGCCGGATTCAGCACGATTATAGCCAATGCCGGATTGACTCAGCTAATTGCCGTTTCCCTGCCGGTCCTATTGGCAATCTATCCAATCGCTATCGTTCTTGTCGTCTTGTCGTTCTTTGACCGCATTTTTGACCGGAAGCCTTACGTTTATGTGCTTGCTCTTTCTTTAACGGCAATCATCAGTATATTTGACGGCCTCCGTTCTGCCGGAATTTCCTTTAGCGGCATTGATCGTGCATTCCAATTCCTTCCTTTGCACGCACAAGGAATTGGCTGGGTCGTACCTGCCATTGCCGGAACGTTGATCGGCATCGCAATTGCACAATTAAACAAGCGCAACAATTAA
- a CDS encoding general stress protein, which produces MNSRNRDFILVYSQEEMLSKVEELKMRGYRESDIHVLVDDDSVLGAVDDRHELQTHETGSLGNKFKTFFTGKDSVREELKQMDLEQRDIDLYQESLENGAILLYTESGSSREQDNYSSFGDDTRTVDSDEAKRNTAMAPFGRDIERDDRRHRDEKIHDKDVVGTDHGTTGIRSDEIYTTETSREEQHGFPSNGGKAQDSRLKGDSIHPTTGSRTADESNPEEKLMEHEPGLGADTGQDIINSDDGVHRRQDDQSPGVDPNLGPAPFGRDSEEEHLLADRDDNFEEPRNPRDGRSLHDEADKKPGTPPTPKLF; this is translated from the coding sequence ATGAATTCAAGAAATCGAGATTTTATATTGGTATACAGTCAAGAAGAAATGCTGAGCAAAGTGGAAGAGTTGAAAATGCGAGGCTACCGGGAAAGCGATATTCATGTATTAGTAGATGACGATTCGGTACTGGGCGCAGTTGATGACCGCCATGAACTGCAAACTCATGAAACCGGTTCTCTTGGAAACAAATTCAAGACTTTCTTTACGGGCAAAGACTCTGTTCGGGAAGAGCTGAAACAAATGGATCTGGAGCAGCGTGATATCGACTTGTACCAGGAAAGCCTTGAGAATGGGGCAATCTTGCTTTATACAGAAAGCGGTTCATCGAGAGAGCAGGACAATTATTCATCGTTCGGCGATGATACGCGAACAGTCGACAGCGATGAAGCAAAACGCAATACGGCAATGGCGCCTTTTGGCCGCGATATCGAACGGGATGACCGGAGACACCGGGATGAAAAAATCCACGATAAAGACGTAGTTGGCACCGATCATGGAACGACAGGCATCCGTTCCGATGAAATCTATACAACAGAAACTTCTCGCGAAGAGCAACATGGCTTTCCGAGTAATGGCGGTAAAGCCCAGGATTCCCGTTTAAAAGGAGACAGCATCCACCCGACGACCGGCAGCAGAACTGCTGACGAAAGCAATCCAGAAGAAAAGCTGATGGAACACGAGCCGGGGCTCGGAGCTGATACGGGCCAGGACATCATCAATTCTGACGATGGGGTCCATAGAAGACAGGATGATCAATCTCCAGGAGTAGATCCCAACTTGGGGCCGGCGCCATTTGGGCGTGACTCCGAAGAAGAGCATTTACTAGCAGATCGCGATGACAATTTTGAGGAACCGCGAAACCCGAGAGATGGAAGATCGCTTCATGATGAAGCAGATAAAAAACCAGGCACTCCACCTACGCCTAAGTTATTTTAA
- a CDS encoding general stress protein: MGYEKKVLAVVYAENDLLNKINDLKQQGYDESEIHVMAKDMDQFDRTEHQTDVETEDAGSFKEKFKGIFSSHDNGGGVKSLDLSDEETKRYSDEIDKGGILLYVHGGRKGIDEVIEESHFRDRDGNPVQASTNEYVNSVDNTFDDPQDRFDRGESFQHDPLLMKEENHISFTTQPEHDKKK, encoded by the coding sequence ATGGGCTATGAAAAAAAAGTGCTTGCAGTCGTTTATGCTGAAAATGATTTATTAAATAAAATCAACGATTTAAAACAGCAAGGCTATGATGAAAGTGAAATCCATGTCATGGCAAAAGATATGGACCAGTTTGATCGCACTGAACATCAAACGGATGTGGAAACCGAAGACGCAGGTTCGTTCAAAGAAAAATTTAAAGGCATTTTCTCCAGCCACGATAATGGAGGCGGAGTGAAGTCGTTGGATCTTTCAGATGAAGAAACGAAGCGGTATTCCGATGAAATCGATAAAGGCGGCATTCTTCTCTATGTCCATGGTGGCCGTAAGGGCATTGATGAAGTAATCGAGGAAAGCCATTTCCGGGACCGGGATGGCAACCCGGTTCAGGCTTCGACAAACGAATATGTAAATTCGGTAGATAATACATTTGATGATCCCCAAGACCGATTTGATCGAGGAGAATCATTTCAGCATGATCCGCTGTTAATGAAAGAGGAAAACCACATTTCCTTTACCACACAGCCTGAGCATGACAAAAAGAAATAA
- a CDS encoding helix-turn-helix transcriptional regulator, which yields MRTIDKLRKTQVVEADIIVLNNLSTFNFSEAAAMLEKNSPTWMTDIMPIQMERRESMNTGLRLKYHRLKKRISLEETASGILSSRELKKIESGLKEPSLRDLEALCKKLGISLAPKENPIGHVLVKNFKTSLLHPQNKGKIMEQYADIHDHPLLFVNEDIELEYNIQQIRYFIITGDLDSAEEKLKEMDRFKEFMNQEQFYLFHKYKGNYHYILNDFETALKTYQMAEKIAPNGSSSSEKGDLFYSIGITATQCWETELAFQYTEMALKIYQQEFIPKRIVECHINMGITHNRLGNYKISIEHYQNASTIGRKLEVEILKFTTEYNLGYNYFLNQQYELAKEHMETALTFIPPEYIADSLLSYCLIIMSDLELDNLESAKKCGEKGLTLIKSKNLSLDSPTNQAFKESYIQFMCLIHLINNNFKEFKHLTLNYLIPSLENHKNFYELGYFYSQLGNVYYKQALYEKSAEYYRNSQRAYKNLIRKS from the coding sequence ATGAGGACTATAGATAAGTTACGTAAAACACAAGTTGTGGAGGCGGATATTATAGTACTTAACAATCTTTCAACTTTTAATTTTTCAGAAGCCGCTGCGATGTTGGAAAAGAACTCTCCTACATGGATGACCGATATAATGCCCATTCAAATGGAAAGGAGAGAATCAATGAATACTGGTTTACGCCTCAAATACCATAGGCTGAAAAAAAGAATCAGCCTAGAAGAAACCGCTTCAGGGATTCTCTCATCGAGAGAATTGAAAAAAATAGAATCGGGCCTTAAAGAACCGTCTTTGCGCGATTTAGAAGCGTTGTGCAAAAAGCTTGGAATTTCTTTGGCTCCAAAAGAAAATCCGATTGGCCATGTTTTGGTCAAGAACTTTAAAACTTCATTGCTCCATCCACAAAACAAAGGAAAGATCATGGAACAGTACGCCGATATCCACGATCATCCTTTGTTGTTTGTAAATGAGGATATCGAGCTGGAATACAACATCCAGCAAATCCGCTATTTCATAATTACAGGAGATTTGGACAGCGCGGAAGAAAAGTTGAAGGAAATGGATCGCTTTAAGGAATTTATGAACCAGGAGCAGTTTTATCTGTTTCATAAGTATAAAGGGAATTATCATTACATCTTAAATGATTTTGAAACAGCACTTAAAACATATCAAATGGCCGAAAAAATAGCTCCTAATGGTTCTAGTTCTTCAGAAAAAGGAGACCTATTCTACTCTATCGGAATAACAGCCACACAATGTTGGGAAACAGAACTAGCTTTTCAATATACAGAAATGGCTCTGAAAATTTATCAACAAGAATTCATCCCTAAAAGAATCGTTGAATGCCATATCAATATGGGAATTACTCATAATAGATTAGGCAATTATAAGATATCTATAGAGCACTACCAAAATGCTTCGACAATTGGAAGAAAACTTGAGGTTGAGATTTTAAAGTTTACTACGGAATATAACCTTGGCTATAACTATTTCCTTAATCAGCAATATGAATTAGCAAAAGAACATATGGAAACTGCTTTAACTTTCATTCCTCCTGAATATATCGCTGATAGTCTGTTAAGCTATTGCTTAATTATTATGTCAGATTTAGAACTAGATAACTTGGAGTCAGCAAAAAAATGTGGAGAAAAAGGGCTTACACTCATTAAATCTAAAAATTTAAGTTTAGATTCTCCCACTAACCAGGCTTTTAAAGAATCTTATATACAGTTTATGTGTTTAATTCACTTAATAAATAATAACTTTAAAGAGTTTAAACACTTAACACTGAATTATTTAATCCCAAGTTTGGAGAATCACAAAAATTTTTATGAACTGGGATATTTTTATAGTCAGCTGGGTAATGTATACTACAAACAAGCCCTTTATGAAAAATCTGCAGAATATTACAGAAACTCTCAAAGAGCTTACAAAAATTTAATTAGAAAAAGCTGA